The following is a genomic window from Aquila chrysaetos chrysaetos chromosome 2, bAquChr1.4, whole genome shotgun sequence.
ttttgattgcttaattaaattaattttatgtgcACCTTCTTAAAATTTAGTCTACAATGTcctaaaacaaatgttttgtaGAACACAATGCCAGAACAGTAATCAAAAGTGTCTTGCTGGCCAACGATGGTCCCTAAATTGGAAGCAATTGCAGCAAAGTCGTGGAGTTCCACATACTAAAGGCAtctaaagggaaaagaattgatgttttattttaatagtagCGAGTTTCCCCTTTTGGTGTACAATACTCACCTGTCAACATGCTGAAGCTGCAACGCGTCCATTGGTCAGCGTCTATGCTGTAGGAGTCTATATGCCGGACCAGGATCCGATCGTTGTTGTAGTCAAGATCGTTCCCACCTAACACGTAAAGTTTCCTTTGGACAGCAGCCATGGAGTGATACACTCTCCTCTGCAACATTGGGCTACGGCTTAACCACTTAttctggaaggagaaagagagaacttGTCTCAGCACTGCTCAAAGACATACCTATATTAGTAGTACAATAATAGCAGCATGTTACTGGTGTTCTCCTTACCCTTGCCAGAAATTACAAGCGTATATACTTGTGTCGTTCGTATGTTAAACATGCATGTTGGTTATAACACTGACTAGACATACCAGACTTTCAACATGTGGTTTACAGTTCTCACatttaaattcattaatttaataGTATTTCttgctctgtattttctcctgtttagCTCATCAggtttcaaagctttttttctttctaattcagTAGCAAATCCTCCTTAAGCAAGACTATTAGATGTCTCCTTTGTATAAAGTGCTAAAATTATCCGTACCAGCTAGCTCTGTTAGGAGAGAAGAGGGATACTTCCACGTTTCGTTATTCAGAAGCTTATTTGATCTTATCCTTGGGCAATGAAGCAATAGGGAAAACTAATTTCCTAAAGAATCTTCTCAAATGATACATGTATTTGGTTTAATGCTAACCCTTTATTTGTGGGCACTTACAAAGTAACGtccttttgcatatttttcttcctggttaGCAATGTTCAAGAATTCTACCTGTTCAGGGAAGGGGCAAGAGGACATGGAAGAAGAGGGATTaaagcacagtattttaaacCTAAGAAAACAATTGCTCCTGCTACGCTTACCAAATCAAACAACCTGGCAATGGATGAGATTAATTTAAGTGGAGGAAGTTAAAATCTGTGAGGAAATTCTTTGCGTTACATGTGCTACCGCTTGCGGGAACTCAAGAGCCTCTAATACTACTGCCTTTTAACCTCCACAATATATAGCTATACATTTCAATGCGTAATAGTTGAATATTAGGCATTAATGTTTGCATTAGTAGTCCAGTCTCTTAACACCAGACTATAGACACCATCTGCTTTGCAAAGCCTGCCTGCATCCCCTGATTATATCTTTAGCTTCCTCCACTGCAGTGCCTGCCAGGTGAGCCGCAAAGCACTgcaaaggcaaagaaacagAGGGGCCTGGTGGGGTCATTTCTAATAAGCCGGCGTGTGAATACTAATCAGTGGTGGGGAAGCAGAGGTCACCCCAGCCGGCTTGTTGGCAGGTAGCTGTGTGCTCTGTGGCAGATGGCAGGCATTATCGACTCGCCACAAAGGCCTCGCGCAGAAGCAAGCGCTGGTGCTGAATGATAGAGTTATTGAGATTCTGTGCGAGATGCAAGCAGATGTGATGGTTTCCAGTACCCACCGTAAACAATATGccagcagaatttttaaaaagagcttgTGTGTACAAACACGAAGCGGACCTCATTTGAAGAATGCGAGCGCACAATTCCTCTGTAACTCTTTACGCGCCAGGCCGGGCTTGTCGCCATCGGCACGGCACGCTGAAGTAGGCCTGCCACTGGTATTCTGGGGGCAACTTTCACGTCGGCAAGTAAAGAATCAAAGTGAAAGATACGCAACAGAGACACAGTATCTAAATATGTGTCCCCCTCATAAGCAAACTAAGGTTGCTGCCTGTAATTACTACTTGGATTTAAGACAGAATCAGCATTTGTACAATCGATGCGTAAAACTGCGCCtcagaaagaaagaggcaggTGTGTCATcgcctgctttctctttcaggaCCCGCATATGTGCTatgctttaaaaagtcagtgGGAACCACATAGAAATATCTCCTGTCACAATTTGGTTCCAAATACTGCAATCAATCCTACAATCAGAAAAGTCAATACTCTTCCACGTGGGTGTAAATCAGGCTATGCAACTCTGATTGCAAGCTTAGGACTTTTAATTCCTAATACAAGCAAGAGGGCATAAGCATGCCCTAACCCTCTGAAATGGTTACTGAGCCACTCTAACCTAATCAAAACACATACATAATGTATGAAATAATCCCTAAAAGATATTTTAGGTGCTTGGGTAATGAAATGATAGGCACCCTTGCAGTCAGCAGAATAAGTCACGGCCAGGTAGTATAGTTCTGAAAgtatgcagaaaacaaaaagcctgtATATGcaattcaaagcagaaatgcCAATGACAAGGAGCAGTTTTGTGACACTGACTTTGAGTATACGTTGCCCAAGGCTgctgaattacaaaaaaatgaacaagcaaaataaatactgataAATACAGGGGATTTAAAgcacatttctgtgtttaatcTAAGATGTTTCTAACGCCTACAGGcttaaaaaaacataataaaaagtCAGGGTCTCCATTACTCTGTCAAACTCGCACATCAGTACAAAGTGAATTTAAACCACCACCAATTCAAATGGTCAGCATTTTTAGCCTTACAAAATCATTGTATGTATTTGCTAAGAGACCTGTTTGAAGCAAAACATCTCAGAAAAACACATACAACACTGATACCCACCTGCTTAGGATCATAGACCATGAGCCTGTTTTGATACTGTGCTGTGTTTGTTACTCCTCCTGTGAAAGAGGTTATACaggttacattttttttcatataagcAAAACGAGGACCAAGATCAGGTACAGCAAAATAACCAATTCAAGGGTTCATTTGCTGACATAATTTCATTGTATAACCACCACTTATGCTTACATTCCACTGCACTTTTTCATCTGGTTACAAAATAATAAGTAGCACACTTGTCAAACATCTAGAAACACAAAATGGCAACAACAAACACCATACACACACGCTTCCTTTGTAAACCTAATTCTATGGGCTAAAAACGAGATAAGAATTGATCTGTTTATAAATGACTGTGCATTCAGCCGCTGTCAAGACGCAAAGATGAAACCCGTCCCTGTTCCAAGTATGCGATACAGTttaaaggaggaggaggtgggctTGCatcagagagaaggaagaggtcGGAGAGGAGCTGTGCCTAACCAGGAGCGTGACATGGGAGACGACTGCCAGCTGGAAAGCATAGTGCAAACCTGTGCAAATGTGCTCAGCTATATATTCGAAGGAAATCCTGTATTTAGTCTGTATTACAGAGAGAACACGTCCTGGCGTAGTTGTAGACTTACGTTGGGAGGTTGTTCCTCTGTAGTGACCAGAAACAACGCTACCATTTACTTTTCAATAATGTTTAGAAAGCAAGGTACAAAGCACCTCAGAAAAGCCCGGAATCAAGTCTGACCCCCGTAGATGCCACAAACCATTTACCTCAACACAGTATACATTTAATGCCTGATCATCCCGTTCTCTATTGGTTTTAAATGGCAAATCTCACCGAGTAAACCGTTGGAAAAATTCTTCAGTCTCAAGTCTGTAATCTTACCTGCTAAGCATGTTCTCAAGTGTGCTCAAGCCTCCTGGGGACATGGTGTCACTGCAGCACTGCCACAGGTCCCAGTCCCCCCTCTGTCACCACCCTGGGCCCATGGGAAGATGGGACCAGAAATGACGCCTGGAAGCTGCACCTCACCTTTCACCCTGCCAGAAGGTCTGGACATAACTAGGGCATGCCAGTGGCCACGCACCAGTGAAACTCATACCGGCAAACTTTTATATCACAGTTTCAACAACATGGGCCAATGATGGACAAAATCCACAGCCATGAGAGGAAGGAACTTCATCTGTCATTACATTTgttgatgcttttctttttgtgaggACATCCCCTGTTTCAGACAGagcagtggcagagctgctTTCATTCCTGCTGGCTGAGCTATGGCCCAGTCCTACTAAGGCCACTgggttcttttcttttgtccccAACCAGTGTTAACATGGCTCCGTGATGGGCAATCCTCATTTTGCCAgcctccagctgcacctagCACAGCATTTTGGTTCAGAGCCATACTGTGATTTTGAAGCaactcccccacctcccacaTGTCATTTTAGGCTGTAGGGTGGGACTGGTGTGCATTGAAGTTTAACCAGAAGCTCTGCTCCGGATGTGCACCAGCTGTGCTCCAGTTCCTAATGGAGTGTAAGGGTGTGAAATAATAATCGGTCTTTTGGATGGCTTTGTACCAGCTGAGTACTAGGAACATTTGGTCCAGAGGACCAGAATAAATCTAGtccaaagccccccccccccaaaaaaagtgCACTGTACATGGAGTAGATACAGAGAATGCAGCACCAAAGTTTTATCTGCTGATCTGCTCCTACTGGGCTGAGCTACTTGCTAACATAGGTGTACCCTCTGATCACTCCAAATAACTTGAGCAAGGCCAAGAATCTGATCAATGGATAGCAGAAACTACAGACAAATATATTCAAGAGTCTTGTCTTCAACCGCAGTAGCAGGGAGGAATAACACTGTTATTTGGGTGCATCTCTGTGAGCACCAGCCTGTACTGCGGCCCCTACACATGGACAGTAGCACAAGCTCCCAGCTCAGAGATGCTTACAGGCTAAGAGACAGCCAAGAGGAGATGTAGTCTTTCCAAACTGTTTCCATCACACTATGCCACGCACTGCCCATCACAGCACCTGTGAAGTACACATGCAAGAACACGCATTGGAAAGCAACGAGTGTTCCTGTGTCTAATCTAACAATTTGTTACTGGTCTCTACGCTCTTCACAGTGTTGGTGGCCGTCAGCCACATGCACAAAACCATCTTTTCTAATATCTGTTttgtaatttgattttcttttacgTAGTTGTTTCCACTCCTAgcataatgtttaaaaatgagatgtcagattagtattttgaaaactaaaaatcaCAGTTATTTGGAAGATTACCTCCAGAATGTTAAACTACAGGAGATGCATCGGAAACACGATGCTGGGTCAtgtattttcattcagaaaggACACCTTAATTTGGGAGGAAAGAtatggaggaaggagagaaaggagggggtTGCTTCCTcgtaaaataatgaaataatcaaataagcaaaattatttaCCTCTCTTCACAAAGAGCCCCTCGTATCAAGTACACAGCTTACAGTTTTTCCCCCGCAATATTGCTCATCTGTGGTGTTTTATCATTACATTCCCTTCACATACCACTCTTCACTTTTAGATTAATCTGCCAAAATGAGATGCTAAGGATTTGCATACAGATTTGACTACACAAAAATAGATCTGGAATTAATAACAGTCTctatatgttttaatttcttctagaCTGGAGTACCCTTGCCTCCAGCAGTATTCTTGGCTTTGAAAGTCATCAAGCTGATTTGTCTGCTCTTAGGTTATGATGCCACATGCTGCTACACTGTCCCCTGCAATCAAAGTGCTCGCAGAGATAGATTCCATGCCTTCCCCTAACAAGTATATTTTATAGATTGGCAGTTTTGatctcccctccccagggggATAATCTGCATCTTAACAGGTTTCTATAGATACATCTGTCATTAAATATGCCATCTTATATCTGCATCAATTTTCAAACTCAAGTTCCTCCTAACTTTGAAGTGCTATagcaaaagtttaaaattttctgcCAAAATTCAAATTTAACAAGTCTGCGATGTCCtcttgaactattttttttttaaatactccagGCAGCTGGGAAAGGGCAAAAGAAGAGCAATATGTCtcttaaaaaataggaaaaggaaaaaaaaaagtttaaatggtactaaaaataatgcatactttctcagaaaaaaatggggtAATTCTGAGATAATTTCTTAAACTTCTCTACAGTGCTTTCTatgaggaaaggagggaaaaggcagGGAGGCATCATAACGacacttgaaaagaaatatttgaaaatacaaaccaTGCTATTAAATTTGATGTCAAGCAATAGCGGCTAATGTGGTAATAACCCATCagttaaagaaagagaaaaaaatatctggctgggtaaataacagaaaatttaCAGCTCTGTCAGCACTCGCTGGGCTTTATAAACAGAGCGATGATTGTGCACCACTTTGTCATGAGCAGCTTGCTTTGAGGACTAGAGTTTCTGGGAGGCAAGGAGTACCCTCGGGACAAGCCTATGTCTTTCTTGCTCTTACAGGCAGGAGAACACACTCACAGAAAGCCCAGCACCCAGCTCGTGGGCTTACAATGTTTTTACACTGCCACAGTCACTGTTGCTCGCTCCCTTGCAGGCCATAAAGCCTGCTTTTTAAGCTCTCCAAGACCCGTAAGTTCCCAACTCATGCAACAGTGCCCCTCTACATGGGGAAGTTGCTGGAGGATTCCAAACCCCACCTTGTCCAGCCCTTTCCCACACATGGGAAATACTTTGTGTTGTTACAGCCCCCGAGGCAGTCCACAAACTGCGCTGAAAAACACCTTCAACAAAGACACTTCCAAAAAGAGAAGGGGGGGAGGCAGTAGATTCAACACCATTTTCCCAATCGAAAATTTATAATCCCTATTTATAACATGTCCTAGTAAGACCCCCATATGACTTGAGAAATCTAATCCAATCCAAATCCCCCAGAAAATCTCACAACTCTCTCCGAAGTCCCCAAGTGCTAGGCTGCGTGCGCGAATCCGAGTTCATTGGGAGATGTGTAAAACTACATGCTGGCAAAGAGCTCCCACGTGTATTCCTTCCAGCAAATCCAGGGAATATATAGAAACGCATGACATGCGCCCCAAGGTgctctgctattttaaaatagaaatctcTCCTCTCTTACACGTCTGTGTGTTAAACACAAGATAATCCTTCCTCAACATGCAAGCCCGCTGCCTTTTACTTCAGCCAGCCCAGGTGCAGTGAGGACAGCTGAGCTGGAGAATATTCTCCCACCCGAAGGAGTCCCCTGGAAGACACCAACAGCAGCTCTAATTAACACTGTTCCACCCCGGATGCAATCCAGCTGCAAACAAGAGGGGCACAAGCCCTagtttgtttgggggttggttttgtttgtttgtttgtttgttttttttaaatcattaaagcCTGATATTTACAGTCAATCTAAGAAGAATCAATGGCATCAAACCTATAATGCCAATGCTGAAAGGTGTGAGATACATTATCTTTATtcaaatataataataataaagaaacaCTGTTCCATATACAGACTAAGACTGGGTCACTGAGGCAATTTTTATGTACTTGTTAACCTCCCGCTCCAGGTAATTTCTGTGCCAGCCACACTGCAAAACTTGATTTGCTTAGATACTGTAAATTCTTATTTATTCCAGATCTATTTTTCATAGAATTTTATAGGCATTTACTGAGgaaaaattttcttctcctcacaACAAAGAGCATACAGATAGCAAGGTAATACTTTTCACCCCAAACCACTTGCAAACTCAGAATAATTCCCCAAGATACGTGATCCCATCATTTGCTTGGTCAAAATCTCCACCAttacggaaaaaaaaaataataaaaataaataaaaaaaagaagaagcaGCTGTTAAATACAAATCAACTGTACAGGGTTGGCTTGCttactgcccccccccccccccaagttgaGTTGCCATGTGCATGTCAAGATGTGATTTTAGCTGACACCCTTAAGGTCAGGCAACTCGGACCTCTGCAAAACAACAGCATAATACTTTGCTTTAGAGAAAACTTTTCACGTGCTCATCTCTTGAGCACTTGAGGCGGAGGGGAAGCCTCGTTATCCCCAGCTGCAGGTGCAGGAATGGCCCAGAGCTGAACTGCCTGGCAGAGGTTCCCTgcccctctgtccccagggGCACTACACCCATACGGGAGGAGGAAGGTTAACGTGTATAGAAAAGCAGGTCTCCAGATTTGCACGTGCGCTCCACGGAGGATGCAGGCAAACAGGCACAGTTCAAGTTCTTGCtcttatggaaaatatttccctgcTTCTATAGGGAATGATTGTTAGTAATGTTGAACTCCAAAGGGTTTgatgcattttgtttctctttcactcAAATACTTCACTTTTCAAGCATGCAATTCGTTTGTGAAACGGGTCACGGTGTCAGATGTTAACTGGGGCCTGTAAGATTCATCTTTCTACAAAATTTCAAAACCATCTGCCCGATGCTGTACTGTCAATacagaaaacttattttaatgaattctcATCTACtttctaaaataagaaaataaaataaaatgcgggctgtgaaaaaataaaaaaaagaagacgaGAAAAAACCGATgacacaaatataaaaatgtgttcCACAATATATGGAGCTCAGAAAACTCGAGAACTGAACGCACTTGTGCTGACCAGAGGGTCCGACTAGTTCCAGAGCGCAGAAGGCTCCCTCTGAGCCTTCTGGCAGgttaaaaaccccaaagggGTGGGGGCAGCTTAGGAGTCCCTCTGTCACCTGAAACACCGGCCACCCATCTCCTATTGCCAGTATGTGCTTACACTTACATGGCATTTTGTTTAGCAcgcttcccctccctgctgcctttgccaTGATTTTATACTCTATTATTTTTGATTCCTTCTCATATTTGTCCCAAAGGAGCAGCAAAGTAAAGCTGAAAGTGAAtcccaataataataatagaaaccCCCTAAGTCTAGTCAGCTTTTGATTAGCAAAGCCTTTAGAAGACAAGGTGCTGTAGCAGAGGCACTGATAGTTTGGCTATAGAGTAAGTAAATGGTCGGTGTGCCGGTCATGTTTTGATGACTCTCTCCACTAATACAAGGGCTAGAAACTCATATTATCACTATTTAATTTATTCACTTACTAAAAAACTGGGCACATTTTCATGGTTATCTTGCCAGCTGGCAATAGCAGACTGACTTTGAGAGCTCTTGCTGATGACCCGTATTtcccagaaaaagcagcagggatACAGCTCAGAAACATCCCTAACTCAgactaattttttaattacttaatttTAGGCCACATACTTCAAAATTAGGTTCCCTCCTGCATTATTGATTACTCTTATGCTAACACCTTATATTTGATGACAAATAGTGGATTTTTTCAGCAATGACTACTGATATTTTTGGATAACAATCCCCTGCCCCTGAATATACACATACTGCGAGCTACATTCTGGCCCTAAGCAATTAACTAATAATAGAAAGCTAGCTACAGTTATTGTATCTCCacctacttttatttttaaaataattctattcAATACACAGAAACCATTTTCAATCTGTGAGTACATAATTCAGATCAATACCCTACTGAAGTATTGCATAGTATGCCCTCGTACTTCAGAATAACCTGTCAGAATCTAGCAACTCAAAACTGCTAAGCATTTTCTCAAAAACTATacaaaatacaactgaaaaGTCATGTCTATCTTATTCCACTGCCAAAACATTGCTCCTTACTGTGACTTTACAACAGAAGTTATGTTGGTagcattttcaaatataaatggaacaatactgataaaatattttttgttgttttgcccAGTTTTACAGAGTTCATCTAAGAGGCTTTCACTTACCTCTTCCCCTGATTCTACAGCTGTATTAGAGGCATATCCTTGAACACAATATCACACTGCTTCATTATATAAGTGCAGATTGTATTTAAACACACAGGCAGGCATGCATTTCACTTACGTAACTAAGCACATTAATTAATCCTCAGcataattttccctttcctacCATATCTGCAAAGATTAAAAGTAATCTTCAGCCACTCCCACATTTGACTTAAAAATCCCTACCAAATActtccttggggtttttttcaggtttggttttttggttttggtatatttttttcttccccagaaaaaaaaatgaaattaagaaaaaaatattacttttttcatgTACTGGAGCAAGGACCACACTGATGGATGTTTCTACTGCTTGTTCAATGATTTTATATGAATATGCTTAACACAATTTCCTAAAAagctctgtttttcataaataGAGACTGACAAATGTAaaccacggggggggggggaggcagcggggggAGGAAATCAAGACACAGCAGTAGTAGCATCCACGTATTTGAATTGCCCATCACAGACACACATCTCTCTCGACTGATAAAATAGGAAAGGTAGTGAATAAACAGGGTAATGCTCTGAACACGCCCCACTGGTACCCTAAAGCAGAAACCCTGTTTCCGTACCATACCTGGGTCTCAAAGCCCACTGTGTGCACACTTCAGGATTAACACACAGCACAAACTCTACAAGACTCTTTTGACACAAATTGCTGAAGAAAGCAACCCGAAGCACCTGCCAGGAATCTTGGTGATTTTCTGCATTCTGTCATGCTTTTAATTCCGAAGTCATCATTCATTATTTAAGTGTACATGCATAAAAATAGATACCTGCTACATCGCCCACCAATGCTTGGGAATCCGTTCCCATAAGGTACTTAATCCATACAGGCAGAAAGGTACATCTGCAAGTTGCTCTGCTAACCTAAATGACATACTTTGAGAAGCACAGCGAAGTCCTAAGTAGCTAACTTAATCTTTCGTTCACATACCATCTTTTCACCAGAGGCATCCCAGACCGTATCAAAATCCCCAGAGGGTATCTACACTGAAGATGGCAATCACTGAACGTTTTCCTCAAGGGCTGGCCCCATTTACTCATTAACTTCCTTGACAAATATTACAACTTTATAACCTTCCATGACACACTTCTTACTAAAAGGTggatatttttctgtcaaatcTTCTGTAGACAGCATCGACCTTATTCCAAAGTAACTAATACCAGAAAAGTCACTACAAAGACTGATGACACAATGTCCTCAACTCCCATCAATGTGCACATGTAAAATAAACTAACATATCATTTGCAACTCAGTCTGATACACTTTTTAAGATTACAAGGCCTATGCTTTCATCTCTCTGTGCCATAAAGCTATGATTACATCCATGGAGTCCTGTGCACTTGTTATGGACAGTCAGAGCTATGCATGATTTCTAATGAAGGTCATCTTGGCCTGTAACACTATCCTAAAAAACAAGTGGGAGCAATTCATACATCTGCCTTCAAGCCCCGGATCGACACAAGCCAGCGAGCGCTTAATTCTCCATTTCATTATCAGGAATAAATGCAGTGGTACCAGATCATACTACAGAAACTGGgtcttgttttttatttttaggaagcaCACAGAATTTGTCAGCTGAAATTTGTCAGCTGAAATTTGTCCAAAAGTGCATTATCATTCCAATTCACTGTGATTTATGAATGGTGACTGGAGGTAGCACATATGATATACGCAGCTTTGAAACACAGAGAGATATttagcagacaaaaaaatattgtatagGTATGTTATGCTCCTATACTTCTAATCAGGCTTGATTGTATGCTTCCAGACTTAAATTCTTTGAAATACCCATCTCCTAAGACAAAAATTATCGTAACACATAAACCAAAGAAGATTTATTAGTTTCATTCGAGACagtattttggtattttgttAGTACCTCAAACTGTGTGAAACGTTTTCTACCTGATATCCAAAGAAGACCATCCACCACATATCCTGCATGGCATGACAGCGATCGATCAAAGGACTGTACAAAGGTCCACTTGTTCTTCTTGGGGCAATAGCGTTCCACTGTAGGTAACACTTGACGCAATTCGTTTCTGCCCCCTGCTGCATAGAGGTACTCGTCCACTGCTCCCAGCACAAAGTGTTCCCGACAGTTCTTCATTGGAGCTATCTCAGCCCAAGAGTTAGTGCGGGGGTCGTACCGACAGGCAGTTCTCACCGCACAAGTGCGCCCTGTGGAGTGCTCTGCCTCTCCGCCAGCTACAAAAAGAAAGTCTCCCATGACAGCAACACAGTGGTGGCTTCTCCCTACAGGCATAGGCGCTAGCTCACTCCAGTTTGCAATCCCTGCGATATGAACGTTCTCTTGATCTACCGGATTGAAGTATCTCAATTCCTTCACCTTACAGATTTCACGTTTTTTCCCACCGATAATGTAAAGAGTGTCTGACTGAAAGCGAGGTTTTGTCCTTCTGGTTTGCCAAACTGGCTGTGCATAGACGCTCTGGTGGTAAGCCAAAGCCTCGTTAATAAGTGCTGTCGCAGTTTCACTAGCTTGGACAAGAGGATGAGAAAGAGCTACGGTATGCAGTGTATCCACATCCATAAGGCCAAAGCGGACATACTGGAGGAGTTCATCCATGTACTGGTAGCGGCAGTTGTGTTCCAACCACCTCACAGCCAGCTAAAagtggggggaaggaagggaaaaacaagacACCAATTATTTGTGTACAATTCCGTCAAAATTTGATCTTTTGAAAATTGCTTGCATTCCAAGAGCAGCTACATACTTGCCTCTGTAGTAATATCAATCAATATAAAAAGCCGACATGAAAGCATGTGAGTCAATATAAAAGATACCTACTAAAACTCCATCTATAATATACATAAAAGCATTGTATTGCACCAGTCCCCCTAAAGAATTTCCACAGCATTATCAGATTGCAATACTGCTATGCGGCACTCTTGCTGTGCAAACTGTTAGTGATGCTGTAGGAGACCACAATATCCCAGAATCAAGCTGCTGGAGCAATAATATAAATGTAAGGACTATGTGGTCACTGGAGACCACAGGTAcactagaaagaaaagtaagattACAGTTAGATGATTAGAAAGAAAAGCCCTTTCTCCCCTCCATCTTTCATTCCATTTATGACAAAATATTgaaggaatataacaaaatacatacagaatattttttcttccttcttcatttattttattcataaagtGGAGAGAGGTGTAAAGGGACCAGAAATtaaggcagagaagagagaagcagagaaaaggctCTGCTGGTTTGGGACTGACggaaagcagcaagaaagacTCTAAAACTGttcagcaactgcagctggTATCAACAGCCAAAATTAAACATAGCCTTTAAATTACATAAAGCGTATTGAATCCAACCAACTCTAAAAAGAGGCTAGGAAGGGCCTAAACAATTTCAAGAACTGTTGTGTAACCTCCAGGGATGAAGATGCCCAAATTTCCTCAGTAAAACCATTCCCATGCTCAGCTATCCTCTCAGACAGACTTTCCTTTTACCTATGCAGGAGCTCTAAACCCTTCAACTCATTGCCCCATTTTCCACCTTTGGGTTCATATTCCAGAGCTCAGGAACCCCCAGACCAATCCTTGAAATTAATCCATCCATACAGGATGAAAAGCAGTTTActaccttccttttctcctccacctCTGATGCATTTTAATATGTGCGTTGCGATTTCTTCTTCTCTGAATGAAAAAGTCTCTCAATCCATCTTAGGTCACATTTTCCAAACCTCTGTGGCCTGGCTTACAGTTCTCTGTTACTGAAAGGAAATCACCCTCTTTCTTAATGTTTGCTGCTGCAAACCGGGTA
Proteins encoded in this region:
- the KLHL32 gene encoding kelch-like protein 32 isoform X4, with amino-acid sequence MPSERCLSVQEMLTGQRLCQSSSHNNAVLAALNQQRSDGILCDITLIAEEQKFHAHKAVLAACSDYFRAMFSLCMVESEADEVNLHGVTSLGLKQALDFAYTGQILLEPGVIQDVLAAGSHLQLLELLSLCSHYLIQLAVRWLEHNCRYQYMDELLQYVRFGLMDVDTLHTVALSHPLVQASETATALINEALAYHQSVYAQPVWQTRRTKPRFQSDTLYIIGGKKREICKVKELRYFNPVDQENVHIAGIANWSELAPMPVGRSHHCVAVMGDFLFVAGGEAEHSTGRTCAVRTACRYDPRTNSWAEIAPMKNCREHFVLGAVDEYLYAAGGRNELRQVLPTVERYCPKKNKWTFVQSFDRSLSCHAGYVVDGLLWISGGVTNTAQYQNRLMVYDPKQNKWLSRSPMLQRRVYHSMAAVQRKLYVLGGNDLDYNNDRILVRHIDSYSIDADQWTRCSFSMLTGQNESGVAVHNGRIYLVGGYSIWTNEPLACIQVLDVSKEGKEEVFYGPTLPFASNGIAACFLPAPYFTCPNLQTLQVPHHRIGTM
- the KLHL32 gene encoding kelch-like protein 32 isoform X2 codes for the protein MPSESVQEMLTGQRLCQSSSHNNAVLAALNQQRSDGILCDITLIAEEQKFHAHKAVLAACSDYFRAMFSLCMVESEADEVNLHGVTSLGLKQALDFAYTGQILLEPGVIQDVLAAGSHLQLLELLSLCSHYLIQELNSYNYLDLYKLADLFNLTLLENAVVDFLVKHLSELLKSHPEEVLALPYCLLREVFKSDRLTSLSEEQIWQLAVRWLEHNCRYQYMDELLQYVRFGLMDVDTLHTVALSHPLVQASETATALINEALAYHQSVYAQPVWQTRRTKPRFQSDTLYIIGGKKREICKVKELRYFNPVDQENVHIAGIANWSELAPMPVGRSHHCVAVMGDFLFVAGGEAEHSTGRTCAVRTACRYDPRTNSWAEIAPMKNCREHFVLGAVDEYLYAAGGRNELRQVLPTVERYCPKKNKWTFVQSFDRSLSCHAGYVVDGLLWISGGVTNTAQYQNRLMVYDPKQNKWLSRSPMLQRRVYHSMAAVQRKLYVLGGNDLDYNNDRILVRHIDSYSIDADQWTRCSFSMLTGQNESGVAVHNGRIYLVGGYSIWTNEPLACIQVLDVSKEGKEEVFYGPTLPFASNGIAACFLPAPYFTCPNLQTLQVPHHRIGTM
- the KLHL32 gene encoding kelch-like protein 32 isoform X6, whose protein sequence is MDELLQYVRFGLMDVDTLHTVALSHPLVQASETATALINEALAYHQSVYAQPVWQTRRTKPRFQSDTLYIIGGKKREICKVKELRYFNPVDQENVHIAGIANWSELAPMPVGRSHHCVAVMGDFLFVAGGEAEHSTGRTCAVRTACRYDPRTNSWAEIAPMKNCREHFVLGAVDEYLYAAGGRNELRQVLPTVERYCPKKNKWTFVQSFDRSLSCHAGYVVDGLLWISGGVTNTAQYQNRLMVYDPKQNKWLSRSPMLQRRVYHSMAAVQRKLYVLGGNDLDYNNDRILVRHIDSYSIDADQWTRCSFSMLTGQNESGVAVHNGRIYLVGGYSIWTNEPLACIQVLDVSKEGKEEVFYGPTLPFASNGIAACFLPAPYFTCPNLQTLQVPHHRIGTM